Sequence from the Chloroflexota bacterium genome:
AGCGCTATTGTACTCGATGAACGGCTATCGAGGTAGGACACATGGTCGGTTTTCCACCTGCACCACCCGCAAAGGCACACCATAGAGATCGCTCAGGCGCTCATCGGTCAGGGCTTCCTGCGGTGGCCCACCAAACAGCAGCCTGCCGCGACGCAAGAGCAGCACCTGGTCGGCCAGATAAGCAGCGATGTGGGGGTCGTGGGTGGTCAACACAATCGTGCGCCCCTCGGCGGCCAGACCGCGCAACAAGGCCAGAGTGTGATGCTTGTTGCCCAGATCCAGGTGGGCCGTCGGTTCATCGAGCAGCATCACCGCGGCGCCCTGCACCAGCGCCCGCGCCACCAGCACCAGTTGGTGCTCCCCCCCGCTCAGGGAAGCCACCTCGCGGCGGCGCAGGTGAGCGATGCCAAGGCGAGAAAGCGCCGCATCGACCGCTTCCAGGTCGGCTGCAGTGGGCTGAGCCAGCAGCCCCAGGTGCGGAGAACGCCCTAACAGCAAATATTCCTCAACCCGGAAAGCAAAGGGGACATGCTCGCGCTGGGGCACCAGCCCCACCGTGCGGCTCAGGCTGCGGCGGTCATAAGCCGAAAGGGGCCTGCCAAAAAAGCGAATCTCCCCTCCCCAGGGGCGATGCAGCCCCAGCAAGACATGCAGCAACGACGACTTCCCTGCCCCGTTGGGCCCCAGCACAGCCGTGATGCTGCCCGCCGCGGCGGTCAGGTTGAGGTCGTGCAGCACGGTCTGCCCCCCCCGATAGCCAAAAGACAAATGACGGACTTCTAACGCAAGGGTGTTCATTGTGAAGTTTGAGGCGTAGTGGCCAAGAGGGCGACAAAAGCCAACGCGCCCAACAGCGAGGTGAGAATGCCCAGGGGAATTTCGCCGTTGACCGCGGTGCGGGCAAGGTCATCGCACAGCAAAGTGAAGGTGCCGCCCAGCAACAGCGAAGCCGGCAAAGCCACGCGGGCATCAGCGGCAAACCACCGCCGCGCCAGGTGAGGAATCATCAGGCCAACCCACCCCACCATGCCGGCAAGGGAAACCACGGCGGCCGTCGCCGCGACGGTGAGCACCAGCAAAGCCAACCGCTCCCGCCCCGGCGCCGCCCCAAGGGAAAAAGCCGCCTCTTCGCTCAAAGTGAGCAAATTGAGCCGCCAGCGCGCCAGGTATAGCAACACCAGCACGGGCAAAGTCACGGCCAGCACCGGCAGAAAATTTGCCCAGCGCGTGGCCCACAACCCACCCAGCAGCCAAAAGACTATTTCCGGCAACTGGGTGAGCGGGTCAGCCAGATACTTAAGCAACCCAACCCCCGCCGCAAACAGCGCCGAGACCGCGATGCCCGCCAATACCATCCGCAAAATCCAGCCGCCGTAGCGCAGGCGGCGGGCAAAGGCATACGTCAACCCCAGGCCAAGAAAGCCAAAAGCCGCCGCGCTGGCCTGCACAGTCCAGGGCGAGGGGCTGAGGTAGAGAATGGCAAGGGCCGCGCCAAAAGCCGCCCCCTGCGAAACCCCCAGAAAGCCAGGTTCGACCAGGGGGTTGCGGAACACCATTTGCATGGTCAGGCCGCTGACGGCAAGCACCGCCCCGTTGAGGAAAGCCGCCAGCAGGCGCGGCAGGCGCAACGTGAGCACCAACCGCACCGCCAGCGGGTCGCTTTTCAGCAAGCGCGGCGGGAGGATCGGCGGCGTGGGGTAGCGTCCCAAAAACACCGAGAGCACCAGTAGCGCCGCCGACCCTGCCAGCAACCACCAAAAACGTCGCCGCATGAACATCGCCCCGGCTCAATAATCAGGGCAATGGGCCACGGCTGCCGTCAACGCATCCCCCTGCAGGCCGTAAACCGTCTGATAGAACGCCTTGGCCACGGTGCAAATGTCCACGTCCGCGAGCGCCTGGGGATGAACGCGCCTCACCAGCCATTCCAGCCCCAGCACCCAGCGCGTATCGGGCTGATCCCAACTCACAAAATCCTTCGGGAAGGGAAACACCTGCCCATTGTGCACCGCGGTCAGGTTGGCCGCCGTGGGGTCAGCCTGAAAATCAGCCACCGCCTGCTGCGGGTCGGCGAAGTAGTCGGTGATGAAAATCTGGTCCGGGTTCCAGGCCGCGATCTGCTCCAGATTGACCACCTGCCAGTTGCCACCCTGGGCGCTTTCGGCCCACACCGGCTCCCCACCGGCCAGTTTCACCATGGTGGTCTGCAACCAGGAAGCCGGGGGCACCTTGTAAGCCGTCGTTCCCCCTTTGACTGTGTGCTGGAGGAAAAGCACGCGCGGGTGGTCATCCGTGGGCAACGCCGCGACGGCCTGCTGCACCTTGCGGATGGTCTGGTCGTAGAAAGCGGCCAGGGTCTTCCCGCGGGCAGGGTCGCCAAACAAAATGCCCAACTGCGCCATCTCGTGGCCGTATTGCTCGGGCGTTTCCATTTGCAGGTAAAACACCGGAATGCCCAAAGCCTCGACACTGGCCCCCAGTTTGTTGGCCAGGAAACTCTTCATCACCACAACGTCGGGGTGCAGCGCAGCAATCTGCTCAGGGCCAGCATCGGAGGCCAGCACCAGTTTGGCGTCGAGGTCAGGATCGACCAGGCGCAGGAAATCAAGCGCCGCCGGTGTTTGCAGCCGCTTGGGCAATGCAATAATGCGCTGCCGGGCCTCCGGGAAAGCATAAACGGCATCGGCAACCAACAAACTGGCCTTGCCAGCCACCACAATGCGCTGAGGAGGCGCGGCAAAATGCAAGGTGCGACCGCGAGCATCAATCACTTCCAGGCGGTTGGCTGGGGAAGGCACCGCCATGGGTGCCGCCGTAACCACCGCCGCCTGCGTCGGCTGAGGCGCGCTTTGGGAAGCCGTGCCTCCGCAGGCCACCAGTCCCCCTACGAGCAAAGCCCACAAAACCCAACGAAGTTGTTTCAACATGGTCACCTCCAACGACTGCAGAATTCAGGGGACAAGCAACAGGGGAATTGTATCCCTATTTTCGGGTGTCAGGCGAATGATTTTGGGCTGGCGGGAAGCCAACATGACCGCCAGGCGTTCTGCCAGCGCGGGGCGGACAGCCACGACAGCGGTATGGTAACGGCCGTGACGTAGCACGGGGAAAGCCTCCCGCAAGCCGCCCGCCAAATCCATCTCCAGCGGGCCAATTTCGTCAACAACCACCCAATCGGCGTCCGCCGCAGCGGCCAGCAAGGCATTGCCCCACGTCAGGGTGGCTTCCAGAAAGCGCCAAATGCCCACGCTGGCCTCGGCAGGGGCCGCCACGTGCGCCAACAGGCGCCGCTTCCCCGTGGCGAGGTCTTCCAGCCACAGGGCCGAAGGGTGCGGCGGGTGCCCGTGTGGCTGAGCCAGCGAAAGCACGCCGCCCACCCGCAAACCGCGTTGGCGGGCGCGAAGCACGCTGCGTTGCAGGGCCGTTGTCTTCCCCACACCCGAAGGGGCAGTCAGCAGAAAGAGAGGCATGCCAGCAAGTATACCCGAGAGGCCACGGCCACGGGAGCAATGGGCGCGCTTCACTCGCGACAATCTGACGCAATCGTAGGGTAATCGTAGTGTAAGCGTCAAGCAAAACAGCGCCGCCTGCGGTAAGATAGATCACGAAGGGCGACAAAAACTTCTTTCTTCTCCTCCTTTTGAGAGGGCCGGGAGTGGCGACCCGGCTCTCGGTGATTAAAACGGCCTGCGAAATCCATCGCAGGCCGTTTTGCGCGCCGGCGCGCCCCGCGGGCCGCCCCCAACCAGGCATTCCCTCGGCACCCGCAGAGTTTACGCCCCCCTCTTTCGGACAATATCTCTGGCAGCGCTTCGACGGCGATTGCTCCGTAATGCATCATCAACGCAGAGTATTGGGATTAGGCTCTCCGGCAGTGTTCAGTCACCTGGCTTGATCTCTCCCCGCCCCCGCTCCGGCGAGGCTCAGCGGGGGATGGGTGAGATCTCGCCCCAGGCAGGGCGGATGGCGCCTTCCAGAATGACCAAAATCTTGTTTGAGAATGCAGTAATTTCCGCTCCACGCGCTTATTTGCGACGCAAGTGACGCCCCCTCGTTTTTTGTGGTAAAATACCTCCCAACCGACCGGTCGGAAGGTAGCATTTCCGCAGCGATACCTGCTCCCCGAGGTCTCCTCGCCCCGACCGGCAGCAATGTCCCTTATAATGGGTGCAATCCCTGGGTTGGCTACTGCTCGGCACAGCCGAGTTTTCCATTGCTCGTTCTTCCACCCCATTCCACCCCCGAGGGAGTGCCATGCTGACACTTTGGGAAAAAATCCTCTTCACCCTGGCCCTTCTCGCGACTGCTTACGCCACGTGGAAGGCCATCGTCCGCCTCGTCCGCATCATCGGGCGCGGGCAGGGCAAGCCCGACTGGGCGCTGGCGCGCAAACGCGTCGTCGATGCCCTGGTCAAGACCATTACCTTGCGCCCCACATGGAAAATGCGGCCCTTGCCGACGATTTTCCACGCCATGGTTGCCTGGGGCTTCATGTATTATGTTCTGGTCAACATTGGCGACATCCTGGAAGGCTATATCGCGGGCTTCCACTTTATGGGCACCGGCACCATCGGCAACCTCTACCGCCTGGGCGCCGATTTGCTCAGCGTTTCCGTGCTGCTCGGCATGAGTGCGCTGCTCATTCGGCGCTTTGTGTTCAAAGATCGCGTGCTGGGCACCCGAGACAGCGTGATGCTCAACCCCAAGGCTCGCAAAGGCATCAACCGCGATTCGCTCATCGTGGGCCTGTTCATCCTCTTCCATGTGGGCTTCCGTTTCCTCGGCCAAAGTTTCGCCATTGCCCAGGAAGGCCCTGACCCCTACCAGCCCTTCGCCACCGCCGTGGCTTCCCTCTGGGCCGGCCTCAGCCCGACGGCGCTCACCGTGGCGCATCACCTCGCCTTCTGGATCGCCCTTGGGCTGATCATGCTCTTCATCCCCTACTTCCCCTACTCCAAACACATTCACCTCTTCTTCGCCCCCTTCAACTTTGCCCTCAAACCGGAACGCAAATCCATCGGCGAACTTGAACCGCTGGATTTCGAAGACGAAAGCATCGAGCAGTTCGGGGCCACCCGCATCGAAGACCTGCACTGGTATCAATTGATGGACGCCTACGCGTGCATCATGTGCTTCCGCTGCCAGGAAGTCTGCCCGGCCTACAACACCGGCAAACTGCTTTCCCCTGCGGCGCTGGAAATCAACAAGCGCTACTTCTTCAACTACGAAGGCGACCGGCTGGCGAAAGGCGAAGAAACCTCCCAGACCCTGACCGAGTTCGTCATCCCCGAAGAAGCGGTGTGGGCATGCACCTCGTGCGGTGCGTGTGTGGAAGTCTGCCCGCTGGGTAACGAACCCATGCGCGACATCATGGACATCCGCCGCGGCCTGGTGTTGATGGAAAACACCTTCCCCAAGCAGTGGGAAACCGCCTTCCGCGGCATGGAACGCACCATGAACCCGTGGAACGTGCCTTCCAGCGAGCGCATGAAATGGGCCGAAGGTCTCGAAGTGCCCACCATCGAAGACAACCCCAACCCCGAAGTGCTGTGGTGGGTGGGCTGTGCGGCAGCCACCGACGCCCGGGCGCAAAAAGTGGCCCGCGCTTTCGCCAAAATTCTCAACGCCGCGGGCGTGAACTACGCCGTGCTGGGTGAGCAGGAAACCTGCTGCGGCGATTCAGCCCGGCGCGCCGGCAACGAATACCTCTTCTTCGAGATGGCAAGCGCCAATGTGGAAATGCTCAACGAGGTGGCCCCCAAGCGCATCGTCACCACCTGCCCCCACGGTTTCCACACCCTGAAGAACGAATACCCCCAGTTCGGCGGCAACTACGAAGTGGTGCACCACACCCAGTTTGTCGAAGCGTTGCTCAAGGAAGGCAAAATCAAAATCGACCAGGATGGCCTGGAAAAGATCACCTTCCACGACCCCTGCTACTTAGGCCGCCACAACGGCGAATACGACGCCCCCCGCTTCGTGCTCGAACAGATGGGCGCCGACCTGGTGGAAATGGAACACACCAAAAACAAATCCTTCTGCTGCGGCGCGGGCGGTGCGCAGATTTGGAAGGAAGAAGAAGGCGACAAGC
This genomic interval carries:
- a CDS encoding ABC transporter substrate-binding protein is translated as MLKQLRWVLWALLVGGLVACGGTASQSAPQPTQAAVVTAAPMAVPSPANRLEVIDARGRTLHFAAPPQRIVVAGKASLLVADAVYAFPEARQRIIALPKRLQTPAALDFLRLVDPDLDAKLVLASDAGPEQIAALHPDVVVMKSFLANKLGASVEALGIPVFYLQMETPEQYGHEMAQLGILFGDPARGKTLAAFYDQTIRKVQQAVAALPTDDHPRVLFLQHTVKGGTTAYKVPPASWLQTTMVKLAGGEPVWAESAQGGNWQVVNLEQIAAWNPDQIFITDYFADPQQAVADFQADPTAANLTAVHNGQVFPFPKDFVSWDQPDTRWVLGLEWLVRRVHPQALADVDICTVAKAFYQTVYGLQGDALTAAVAHCPDY
- a CDS encoding DUF2478 domain-containing protein, with the translated sequence MPLFLLTAPSGVGKTTALQRSVLRARQRGLRVGGVLSLAQPHGHPPHPSALWLEDLATGKRRLLAHVAAPAEASVGIWRFLEATLTWGNALLAAAADADWVVVDEIGPLEMDLAGGLREAFPVLRHGRYHTAVVAVRPALAERLAVMLASRQPKIIRLTPENRDTIPLLLVP
- a CDS encoding ABC transporter ATP-binding protein, which encodes MNTLALEVRHLSFGYRGGQTVLHDLNLTAAAGSITAVLGPNGAGKSSLLHVLLGLHRPWGGEIRFFGRPLSAYDRRSLSRTVGLVPQREHVPFAFRVEEYLLLGRSPHLGLLAQPTAADLEAVDAALSRLGIAHLRRREVASLSGGEHQLVLVARALVQGAAVMLLDEPTAHLDLGNKHHTLALLRGLAAEGRTIVLTTHDPHIAAYLADQVLLLRRGRLLFGGPPQEALTDERLSDLYGVPLRVVQVENRPCVLPR
- a CDS encoding iron ABC transporter permease — encoded protein: MRRRFWWLLAGSAALLVLSVFLGRYPTPPILPPRLLKSDPLAVRLVLTLRLPRLLAAFLNGAVLAVSGLTMQMVFRNPLVEPGFLGVSQGAAFGAALAILYLSPSPWTVQASAAAFGFLGLGLTYAFARRLRYGGWILRMVLAGIAVSALFAAGVGLLKYLADPLTQLPEIVFWLLGGLWATRWANFLPVLAVTLPVLVLLYLARWRLNLLTLSEEAAFSLGAAPGRERLALLVLTVAATAAVVSLAGMVGWVGLMIPHLARRWFAADARVALPASLLLGGTFTLLCDDLARTAVNGEIPLGILTSLLGALAFVALLATTPQTSQ
- a CDS encoding 4Fe-4S dicluster domain-containing protein — encoded protein: MLTLWEKILFTLALLATAYATWKAIVRLVRIIGRGQGKPDWALARKRVVDALVKTITLRPTWKMRPLPTIFHAMVAWGFMYYVLVNIGDILEGYIAGFHFMGTGTIGNLYRLGADLLSVSVLLGMSALLIRRFVFKDRVLGTRDSVMLNPKARKGINRDSLIVGLFILFHVGFRFLGQSFAIAQEGPDPYQPFATAVASLWAGLSPTALTVAHHLAFWIALGLIMLFIPYFPYSKHIHLFFAPFNFALKPERKSIGELEPLDFEDESIEQFGATRIEDLHWYQLMDAYACIMCFRCQEVCPAYNTGKLLSPAALEINKRYFFNYEGDRLAKGEETSQTLTEFVIPEEAVWACTSCGACVEVCPLGNEPMRDIMDIRRGLVLMENTFPKQWETAFRGMERTMNPWNVPSSERMKWAEGLEVPTIEDNPNPEVLWWVGCAAATDARAQKVARAFAKILNAAGVNYAVLGEQETCCGDSARRAGNEYLFFEMASANVEMLNEVAPKRIVTTCPHGFHTLKNEYPQFGGNYEVVHHTQFVEALLKEGKIKIDQDGLEKITFHDPCYLGRHNGEYDAPRFVLEQMGADLVEMEHTKNKSFCCGAGGAQIWKEEEGDKRINLTRFAEAQETGAETVAVACPFCMIMLNDASKEAGEGAPTVKDIVEIVAEHLVED